One region of Bubalus kerabau isolate K-KA32 ecotype Philippines breed swamp buffalo chromosome 6, PCC_UOA_SB_1v2, whole genome shotgun sequence genomic DNA includes:
- the LOC129655001 gene encoding glutathione S-transferase Mu 1 isoform X1 — MTITLGYWDIRGLAHAIRLLLEYTDSNYEEKKYTMGDAPDYDRSQWLNEKFKLGLDFPNLPYLIDGPHKLTQSKAILRYIARKHNMCGDTEEEKIRVDVLENQAMDTFNDLVMLCYNPEFEKLKPQYLKEIPGKMKLYSEFLGRRPWFAGDKLTFVDFLVYDVLDVHRIFEPKCLDAFPNLKDFISRFEGQKRISAYMKSSRFLPQPVYSKMAVWGNK; from the exons ATGACGATAACCCTGGGTTACTGGGACATCCGCGGG CTAGCCCATGCCATCCGCCTGCTCCTGGAGTACACAGACTCAAACTATGAGGAAAAGAAGTACACGATGGGGGACG CTCCCGACTATGACAGAAGCCAGTGGCTGAATGAAAAATTCAAGCTGGGCCTGGACTTCCCCAAT TTGCCATACTTAATTGATGGACCTCACAAGCTCACCCAGAGCAAGGCCATCCTTCGCTACATTGCTCGCAAGCACAACATGT GTGGGGACACAGAGGAGGAGAAGATTCGCGTGGATGTATTGGAGAACCAGGCTATGGACACTTTTAATGACTTGGTTATGCTCTGCTACAACCCTGAATTT GAGAAACTAAAGCCTCAATACTTGAAGGAGATCCCTGGAAAGATGAAGCTCTACTCAGAGTTTCTGGGGAGGAGGCCTTGGTTTGCAGGGGACAAG CTCACCTTTGTGGATTTCCTGGTTTATGACGTTCTTGACGTTCACCGCATATTTGAGCCCAAGTGCCTGGATGCATTCCCAAACCTGAAAGACTTCATCTCTCGTTTTGAG GGCCAGAAGAGGATCTCTGCCTACATGAAGTCCAGCCGCTTCCTCCCACAACCTGTATATTCAAAGATGGCTGTGTGGGGCAACAAGTAG